One Archangium violaceum genomic window, CGCGAGCGGAGGAGCCACCCCTCAGAGGCCACTGGCGTGCTGGCTGACGTCGTGACGGGGGAACTGGCTGGCCAGGTAGTCATCCTCGGCCCGCACCAGGAGCGCGCGGATGGCGGCGGGAGAGCCGGCCTCCACCAGCGCCTGCCGCAGCCGGGCATCCCTCAGCAGCGCCGCGATGCGCGCGAGCACGCTGAGGTGCGTACCCGGCGCATGCGTCGGCGAGGCGAGCGTCACGAAGAGCCGCACCGGCCTGCCATCCCGGGCGTCGAAGTCCACCCCCTCGGGGTCCACGGCGACACAGGCGGTGATCTGCCGCAACCGGTCGAACCGGCAGTGGGGAATGGCCACGCCCTCACCGATGGCCGTACTGGAGATGCGCTCCCGGGCCACGAGCTGCTCCTCGAGCATCTGCCGCGGGGCTCTCGTCCTCGCCGCCAGCATTCCGGCCAGCTCGTGCAACACCCCCGCCTTGTCCTGGACCCTCAGGTCCGGACAGATGCAGTCCTCCGACAGGTAATCGGTGAAGCGCATCTCACACCTCCCAGGAGAGCACGCCATGCGACGCGATGCGCGAGCGGCTCGAAACAGAGAACCCCCCATCGAGCGCTCTCCAGCACATGCTCGGAATGAAGTGACGCATCGGCAACCCCCACTCGTTCCGAGGAGACGT contains:
- a CDS encoding PTS sugar transporter subunit IIA, which gives rise to MRFTDYLSEDCICPDLRVQDKAGVLHELAGMLAARTRAPRQMLEEQLVARERISSTAIGEGVAIPHCRFDRLRQITACVAVDPEGVDFDARDGRPVRLFVTLASPTHAPGTHLSVLARIAALLRDARLRQALVEAGSPAAIRALLVRAEDDYLASQFPRHDVSQHASGL